Proteins from one Thalassophryne amazonica chromosome 20, fThaAma1.1, whole genome shotgun sequence genomic window:
- the LOC117501479 gene encoding spidroin-2-like gives MGPMLRLTISKHAVYFTCKKCVPVSGNGQKLLNSGINSSHTGVQDLSVAGASHLDFTGVVDQSSHDFLFGLMDGAGPFGPDRAGPFGPGEAGSFGPGGAGTFGPDGVGSFGPDGVGSFGPDGVGSFGPDGVGPFGPGGAESFGPDGAGQFGADVHVDIAAHTNPPTQLDSTVMSSSVTAAFGNNIDQPQGTTHLL, from the exons ATGGGGCCGATGTTGAGGCTAACG ATCAGTAAACACGCTGTGTACTTCACATGTAAAAAGTGTGTACCTGTGTCAGGTAacggacaaaagctgctcaacagTGGCATCAACAGCAGCCACACAG gTGTCCAGGATTTGTCTGTGGCTGGAGCTTCTCATCTAGATTTTACAG GAGTTGTTGATCAGTCCAGTCATGACTTCCTCTTTGGCCTGATGG ATGGAGCTGGGCCATTTGGACCAGATCGAGCTGGGCCATTTGGACCAGGTGAAGCTGGATCATTTGGACCAGGTGGAGCTGGGACATTTGGGCCAGATGGAGTTGGGTCATTTGGACCAGATGGAGTTGGGTCATTTGGGCCAGATGGAGTTGGGTCATTTGGACCAGATGGAGTTGGGCCATTTGGACCAGGTGGAGCCGAGTCATTTGGACCAGATGGAGCTGGGCAATTTGGAGCAGATGTCCATGTTGATATTGCAG cTCACACAAATCCACCAACCCAGCTGGATTCTACAG TGATGAGTTCAAGTGTGACAGCAGCTTTTGGTAACAATATAGACCAGCCACAAGGTACCACCCATctactttaa